In Sporichthya polymorpha DSM 43042, a genomic segment contains:
- a CDS encoding FAS1-like dehydratase domain-containing protein, whose translation MTTSVEPEAAAEQVEPEGVTFGRLNDAGIEKFREKIGLDWPYNRWTTWNEQATRDGIRHYAHGFGDDNPLWTEPDHAAASRWGGIIAPPGFLEGAGLTPEIPRNPGDKGRGKGALAGVHMFWAGDHIRFFRPVREGDRLWVRRFYVGIEPKESRFGGRSALSVRRRVYWNDAGELIAIWDADFVHTERDTAAKRNRTKEAPPPQHVYTDEEVAEVDAHYAAETVRGGEARYVEDVTVGQELETRYRGPMVIGDIIAWLQGNGRHEIYPYRLNHKNRQRMGGFYSRNADGAWDSAMRVHWDDEYARSVGARRAYDYGMLRNAWMTQLVTDWMGDDAILVACDDKITGFNTIGDLTKLTGSVVEIDTTGEWPEVLCRVECHNQFGDRTSHGTFRVRLPSRERGLPEFPEPPADHGLLPGMPTPVSGPWAR comes from the coding sequence ATGACGACCAGTGTCGAGCCCGAGGCGGCGGCTGAGCAGGTGGAGCCGGAGGGCGTGACGTTCGGGCGGCTGAACGACGCGGGGATCGAGAAGTTCCGGGAGAAGATCGGCCTCGACTGGCCCTACAACCGCTGGACGACCTGGAACGAGCAGGCGACCCGGGACGGGATCCGCCACTACGCGCACGGGTTCGGGGACGACAACCCACTCTGGACCGAACCGGACCACGCGGCCGCGAGTCGCTGGGGCGGGATCATCGCCCCGCCCGGGTTCCTCGAGGGTGCCGGGCTGACGCCGGAGATCCCGCGGAACCCCGGCGACAAGGGCCGGGGCAAGGGGGCGCTCGCCGGGGTCCACATGTTCTGGGCCGGGGACCACATCCGCTTCTTCCGCCCCGTGCGCGAGGGCGATCGGCTCTGGGTCCGCCGCTTCTACGTCGGGATCGAGCCGAAGGAGTCACGCTTCGGCGGCCGCTCGGCGCTCTCGGTCCGCCGCCGCGTCTACTGGAACGACGCCGGCGAGCTGATCGCGATCTGGGATGCGGACTTCGTCCACACCGAGCGCGACACCGCCGCCAAGCGCAACCGCACCAAGGAGGCGCCGCCGCCCCAGCACGTCTACACCGACGAGGAGGTCGCCGAGGTCGACGCGCACTACGCGGCCGAGACGGTCCGGGGCGGGGAGGCCCGTTACGTCGAGGACGTGACGGTTGGTCAGGAACTGGAGACCCGGTACCGCGGCCCCATGGTGATCGGCGACATCATCGCCTGGCTCCAGGGCAACGGTCGGCACGAGATCTACCCGTACCGGCTCAACCACAAGAACCGGCAGCGGATGGGCGGGTTCTACTCCCGGAACGCCGACGGCGCCTGGGACTCGGCCATGCGCGTCCACTGGGACGACGAGTACGCGCGCTCGGTCGGCGCCCGCCGTGCCTACGACTACGGCATGCTCCGCAACGCCTGGATGACCCAGCTCGTCACCGACTGGATGGGCGACGACGCGATCCTCGTCGCCTGCGACGACAAGATCACCGGCTTCAACACGATCGGTGACCTGACCAAACTGACGGGCTCGGTCGTCGAGATCGACACCACCGGCGAGTGGCCCGAGGTGCTGTGCCGCGTCGAGTGCCACAACCAGTTCGGTGACCGCACCTCGCACGGCACGTTCCGCGTTCGGCTCCCCTCGCGGGAGCGCGGCCTGCCCGAGTTCCCCGAGCCCCCGGCCGACCACGGCCTGCTGCCCGGGATGCCGACGCCGGTCTCCGGCCCGTGGGCGCGGTGA
- a CDS encoding enoyl-CoA hydratase/isomerase family protein — translation MSSSAQSYETVLFDLADGVATVTLNRPEVLNAFDQRMLDEFADVWKRCRLDDDVRVVVLRAAGERAFSTGVDRKAGRDRHPNPWSADDPGFFLGAKQNRVWKPLIAAVHGMCAGGAFYWINEADVVICSEDATFFDPHTTYGMLSALEPAGLARRIPLGEAMRIALFGLDERMGAQRAYSIGLVSEVVPGGQAELWERAHVLALRLAEKPPLAIQGTVKAVWDSLSMSPHAAREVPLVYPQLANPLSQTDFSSGGARPKPEIR, via the coding sequence TTGAGTTCTTCGGCACAGAGCTACGAGACCGTCCTGTTCGACCTGGCCGACGGGGTCGCGACCGTGACGCTGAACCGGCCCGAGGTGCTCAACGCCTTCGACCAGCGGATGCTCGACGAGTTCGCGGACGTCTGGAAGCGCTGCCGCCTCGACGACGACGTCCGCGTCGTCGTGCTCCGGGCCGCGGGGGAGCGCGCGTTCTCCACCGGCGTCGACCGCAAGGCGGGCCGGGACCGCCACCCGAACCCGTGGAGCGCCGACGACCCCGGGTTCTTCCTCGGCGCTAAGCAGAACCGCGTGTGGAAACCGCTGATCGCCGCGGTCCACGGCATGTGCGCGGGCGGCGCGTTCTACTGGATCAACGAGGCCGACGTCGTCATCTGCTCCGAGGACGCGACGTTCTTCGACCCGCACACCACCTACGGCATGCTCTCCGCGCTCGAGCCCGCCGGCCTGGCCCGGCGCATCCCGCTCGGGGAGGCGATGCGGATCGCGCTGTTCGGCCTCGACGAGCGGATGGGAGCCCAGCGCGCGTACTCGATCGGCCTGGTGTCCGAGGTCGTGCCGGGTGGGCAGGCCGAGCTGTGGGAGCGGGCGCACGTTCTCGCGTTGCGCCTCGCCGAGAAACCGCCGCTGGCGATCCAGGGGACGGTGAAGGCGGTGTGGGACTCGCTGTCGATGTCGCCGCACGCCGCCCGGGAGGTCCCGTTGGTCTACCCGCAGCTGGCGAATCCGCTGTCCCAGACCGACTTCTCCTCCGGCGGCGCGCGTCCGAAGCCGGAGATCCGATGA
- a CDS encoding aldehyde dehydrogenase family protein, translated as MTADAARALLPAGTCFLGGSVTAGTGNARSYVHPGDGSALGEFRLAGADQVEPAIAAARKVQPSWAKNPAWRRDALFAAAAAIRADADALASVVTLEMGMPIRAAKAGVLQAAEWFAYYAGWADKVGGEVAPVAPGDVLDYTSAVPHGVVGAIIPWNGPVMAAALKLAPALATGNAVVLKPSDLAPFSCIRLADTLGLPEGLVSVLGGAGDVGAALVEQVDMVSFTGGENAGRAVGTAAAARFVPCVLELGGKSASLVFDDADPVRVGKLAALLGAVQNSGQGCFLPTRLLVQRGVADAVLEAATAQLAKVRLGDPFDLTTSMGPVVDVAAADRILGVIAAASARLVAGGGRGPGPAYVEPTLFADVDPASSLAQEEIFGPVLAVTTFDTEDEAVEIANGTRYGLAGYVWTNDLARAHRVADRLEAGYVCVNSLAGLPPSAPFGGWKASGRGNEGGREGMREFLRTKNVHVGLT; from the coding sequence ATGACGGCTGACGCCGCCCGCGCCCTCCTCCCCGCCGGGACCTGCTTCCTCGGCGGGAGCGTCACCGCGGGGACGGGCAACGCGCGGTCGTACGTCCACCCCGGCGACGGGAGCGCCCTCGGGGAGTTCCGGCTCGCGGGCGCGGACCAGGTCGAGCCCGCGATCGCCGCGGCGCGCAAGGTGCAGCCCTCCTGGGCGAAAAACCCGGCCTGGCGGCGGGACGCCCTGTTCGCGGCCGCCGCCGCGATCCGCGCCGACGCGGACGCCCTCGCCTCGGTCGTCACCCTCGAGATGGGGATGCCGATCCGCGCCGCGAAGGCCGGCGTCCTCCAGGCCGCGGAGTGGTTCGCCTACTACGCCGGCTGGGCGGACAAGGTCGGCGGTGAGGTCGCGCCCGTCGCACCGGGTGACGTGCTCGACTACACGAGCGCCGTCCCGCACGGCGTCGTCGGCGCGATCATCCCGTGGAACGGTCCGGTGATGGCGGCGGCGCTCAAGCTCGCCCCGGCGCTCGCGACCGGCAACGCGGTGGTGCTCAAGCCGTCCGACCTCGCGCCGTTCTCCTGCATCCGCCTCGCCGACACCCTCGGTCTGCCCGAGGGACTGGTCTCGGTCCTCGGCGGCGCCGGGGACGTCGGGGCCGCCCTGGTCGAGCAGGTCGACATGGTCAGCTTCACCGGCGGCGAGAACGCCGGCCGCGCGGTGGGCACGGCCGCCGCGGCGCGGTTCGTCCCCTGCGTCCTCGAACTCGGCGGCAAGTCCGCGTCGCTCGTCTTCGACGACGCCGACCCGGTGCGGGTCGGGAAGCTGGCGGCGCTCCTCGGCGCGGTCCAGAACAGTGGCCAGGGCTGCTTCCTCCCGACGCGGCTGCTGGTCCAGCGCGGCGTCGCGGACGCCGTGCTCGAGGCCGCGACCGCGCAACTCGCGAAGGTCCGCCTCGGCGACCCCTTCGACCTCACGACCTCGATGGGCCCGGTCGTCGACGTCGCCGCGGCCGACCGCATCCTCGGCGTCATCGCGGCCGCGTCGGCCCGACTCGTCGCCGGCGGCGGACGTGGCCCCGGCCCGGCCTACGTCGAGCCCACGTTGTTCGCGGACGTCGACCCGGCCAGCAGCCTGGCGCAGGAGGAGATCTTCGGCCCGGTGCTCGCCGTCACGACCTTCGACACCGAGGACGAGGCCGTCGAGATCGCGAACGGCACGCGCTACGGCCTCGCCGGGTACGTCTGGACGAACGACCTCGCCCGCGCGCACCGCGTCGCCGACCGCCTCGAGGCGGGGTACGTGTGTGTGAACAGCCTCGCCGGGCTGCCGCCGTCCGCGCCCTTCGGCGGATGGAAGGCCAGCGGCCGCGGGAACGAGGGCGGCCGCGAGGGTATGCGCGAGTTCCTCCGCACCAAGAACGTCCACGTGGGGCTGACGTGA
- a CDS encoding acyl-CoA dehydrogenase family protein — translation MTLDQFEARVREFLDARRPRRAPVATEWGSGEERLALFHETTDSQERAEAEVALAWQRERWAAGFGWITGPVEHGGAGLSAEYDRRYREIEAEYDVPDMAPLRIGLGTVSHALLAAGTPEQIATHAVPLHRGEAVACQLFSEPEAGSDLAGVRTRGVREGDTWRVDGQKVWTSNATFADLGLALIRTDPDAPKHRGLTMFLVPMDAPGIEVRPLRQMTGGASFCEVFLSDVRLDDALRLGEPGSGWKVATSALAGERRAVGDRSHEMNARAMALLATLAQRTGRADDPAVRDAWVALHSRLQIARFQQQRMQATDERTLTGAERAIDKVLLAANYKLIGDLAAELLGPAFVADTGEWGTFTWNRWLMGSMGYRIAGGTEEILKTMLAERVLGLPREPQEAKR, via the coding sequence GTGACGCTGGATCAGTTCGAGGCCCGGGTGCGAGAGTTCCTCGACGCCCGCCGCCCCCGGCGCGCCCCGGTCGCGACCGAGTGGGGTTCGGGCGAGGAACGGCTCGCGCTCTTCCACGAGACCACCGACTCCCAGGAGCGAGCGGAGGCCGAGGTCGCCCTGGCCTGGCAGCGGGAGCGCTGGGCGGCCGGATTCGGCTGGATCACCGGGCCCGTCGAGCACGGCGGCGCCGGTCTGAGTGCCGAGTACGACCGGCGCTACCGCGAGATCGAGGCCGAGTACGACGTCCCCGACATGGCGCCGCTGCGGATCGGCCTCGGCACCGTCAGCCACGCACTGCTCGCCGCCGGGACCCCGGAGCAGATCGCGACCCACGCCGTCCCGCTCCACCGCGGTGAGGCTGTGGCCTGCCAGCTGTTCTCCGAGCCCGAAGCGGGGTCTGACCTCGCCGGCGTCCGCACCCGTGGCGTCCGCGAGGGCGACACCTGGCGCGTCGACGGGCAGAAGGTCTGGACGTCGAACGCGACCTTCGCCGACCTCGGGCTCGCGCTGATCCGCACCGACCCGGACGCCCCGAAGCACCGCGGCCTGACGATGTTTCTGGTGCCGATGGACGCGCCCGGCATCGAGGTCCGCCCGCTGCGGCAGATGACCGGCGGCGCGAGCTTCTGCGAGGTGTTCCTCTCCGACGTCCGGCTCGACGACGCGCTGCGACTCGGCGAGCCCGGGTCCGGGTGGAAGGTCGCGACATCGGCGCTGGCGGGGGAGCGGCGCGCGGTCGGCGACCGCTCGCACGAGATGAACGCCCGCGCGATGGCGCTGCTCGCGACGCTGGCGCAACGCACCGGCCGCGCGGACGACCCCGCGGTCCGTGACGCATGGGTCGCGTTGCACTCCCGGCTGCAGATCGCGCGGTTCCAGCAGCAGCGCATGCAGGCCACGGACGAGCGGACGCTGACCGGCGCCGAGCGCGCGATCGACAAGGTCCTGCTCGCGGCGAACTACAAGCTGATCGGCGATCTCGCCGCCGAGCTGCTCGGCCCGGCCTTCGTTGCCGACACGGGTGAGTGGGGCACGTTCACCTGGAACCGCTGGTTGATGGGCAGCATGGGGTACCGCATCGCCGGCGGGACCGAGGAGATCCTCAAGACGATGTTGGCCGAGCGCGTGCTCGGGTTGCCGCGCGAGCCGCAGGAGGCCAAGCGTTGA
- a CDS encoding aldehyde dehydrogenase family protein, with the protein MSVESILDPATGEVLGSVPNAGPAEVEAALTAARAAADGAWGRETPRGRSALLYRLFAELAAKRDDLLDLVVSETGCPVALARTQQVALPLQHLEYWAEAAARPALDPRPPVTTRRPDGSGVVGNWVVRRAPYGVVAAITPYNFPLLENVMKLGPALAAGNAVVLKPSPWTPYSALAIAEAAQRADLPPGVLTVLTGGADVGVALTTDPRVDLISFTGSDAVGAQILAAAAPRLTKVVLELGGKSALIVRADADLDLAARVGAASVTTHAGQGCALTTRHLVHVDVRTAYLERLAALLDRAVVGDPRAESTTVGPLIRSSARDRVESYVAGALERGATVVSGAARVTGLPARLSGGAYYRPTVLADVENSWPVAQEEIFGPVAVVIEVRDDDEAVAVANDSPYGLAGHVVSRDTAAAMDLATRLRTGSVDLNGGPGWTNPGVPFGGWKRSGLGRENGPEGLDEYTLLQTIKYAAR; encoded by the coding sequence GTGAGTGTCGAGTCGATCCTCGACCCCGCGACGGGTGAGGTCCTCGGGTCCGTCCCGAACGCCGGTCCCGCCGAGGTCGAGGCGGCGCTGACGGCGGCCCGGGCCGCCGCCGACGGTGCGTGGGGCCGCGAGACCCCGCGCGGGCGCAGCGCGCTGCTGTACCGCCTGTTCGCCGAGCTCGCCGCCAAGCGCGACGACCTGCTCGACCTCGTCGTGTCCGAGACGGGCTGCCCGGTAGCCCTCGCTCGTACTCAGCAGGTCGCGCTGCCGCTGCAGCATCTGGAGTACTGGGCCGAGGCGGCCGCGCGGCCCGCGCTCGACCCGCGCCCGCCGGTGACGACGAGGCGCCCCGACGGGTCCGGCGTCGTCGGCAACTGGGTCGTCCGGCGCGCGCCCTACGGGGTCGTCGCCGCGATCACGCCGTACAACTTCCCGTTGCTGGAGAACGTGATGAAGCTCGGCCCGGCACTCGCCGCCGGGAACGCCGTCGTGCTCAAACCGTCGCCGTGGACGCCGTACTCGGCCCTCGCCATCGCCGAGGCCGCGCAGCGCGCGGACCTCCCGCCCGGGGTCCTCACGGTGCTCACCGGCGGCGCCGACGTCGGCGTCGCGCTCACCACCGACCCCCGGGTCGACCTGATCTCGTTCACGGGCTCGGACGCCGTGGGCGCGCAGATCCTCGCGGCCGCCGCGCCGCGGCTGACCAAGGTCGTCCTCGAGCTCGGCGGCAAGTCCGCGCTGATCGTCCGCGCCGACGCCGACCTCGACCTCGCCGCCCGTGTCGGCGCCGCGAGCGTCACCACCCACGCCGGCCAGGGCTGCGCGCTGACGACCCGTCACCTCGTCCACGTCGACGTCCGCACGGCGTACCTGGAGCGGCTCGCCGCTCTGCTCGACCGCGCGGTCGTCGGCGACCCGCGCGCCGAGTCCACGACCGTCGGCCCGCTGATCCGGTCCAGTGCCCGCGACCGCGTCGAGTCCTACGTCGCCGGCGCGCTGGAGCGCGGCGCCACCGTCGTCTCCGGTGCCGCCCGCGTGACCGGCCTCCCGGCCCGCCTGTCCGGCGGCGCGTACTACCGGCCCACCGTGCTGGCGGACGTCGAGAACTCCTGGCCGGTCGCGCAGGAGGAGATCTTCGGGCCGGTCGCGGTCGTCATCGAGGTGCGCGACGACGACGAAGCCGTCGCGGTCGCGAACGACTCGCCCTACGGGCTCGCGGGGCACGTCGTCTCCCGGGACACCGCGGCGGCGATGGACCTCGCGACCCGCCTGCGCACCGGCAGCGTCGACCTCAACGGTGGCCCCGGCTGGACGAACCCGGGCGTCCCGTTCGGCGGCTGGAAGCGTTCGGGCCTGGGCCGCGAGAACGGGCCCGAGGGCCTCGACGAGTACACGCTCCTCCAGACGATCAAGTACGCGGCCCGATGA
- a CDS encoding DUF5999 family protein has translation MTAIDERLTAPVSVRHPEQGWSLLINGVVLFDDGGALLPTGESLAPPVPALVPAARAA, from the coding sequence ATGACGGCGATCGACGAGCGACTGACGGCCCCGGTGTCCGTCCGCCACCCCGAGCAGGGCTGGAGCCTCCTGATCAACGGGGTGGTCCTCTTCGACGACGGCGGCGCCCTCCTCCCCACCGGCGAGTCCCTCGCCCCGCCCGTCCCGGCCCTCGTCCCGGCCGCCCGGGCCGCCTAG
- a CDS encoding acyl-CoA dehydrogenase family protein produces MTGTFAFTAEHEALRDTVRRFLTERSPETEVRRLMETTDGYDSAVWKLIANQIGLPGLALPEKYGGSGAGFVDLQIVLEEMGRALLCAPFLSTVVLAANALLTSGDEAACAEYLPGIAEGTTIATLAVTEASGSWRADDVTVTADAQYRLTGEKTFVLDGHVADLLLVVARTAAGPTLFAVEAEADGVTREALGTLDATRKQSRLVLEHTPARLIGEDGGAAVPLEQTLDLAAAALAAEQAGGARRTLEMAVEYAKVREQFGRPIGSFQAIKHKCADMLLEVESSTSAAYAVGWAIDAGSDEVPVLAPLAKAYCSEAYTHCAAENIQIHGGIGFTWEHPAHLYFKRAKSTEILFGNPRHHRALLADRLGI; encoded by the coding sequence ATGACCGGGACGTTCGCCTTCACCGCCGAGCACGAGGCCCTGCGCGACACCGTGCGCCGGTTCCTCACCGAACGGTCCCCGGAGACCGAGGTCCGCCGACTGATGGAGACGACCGACGGTTACGACTCGGCGGTCTGGAAGCTGATAGCCAATCAGATCGGGCTGCCGGGTCTCGCCCTGCCGGAGAAGTACGGCGGTTCCGGCGCCGGGTTCGTCGACCTGCAGATCGTCCTGGAGGAGATGGGCCGCGCCCTGCTGTGCGCGCCGTTCCTCTCGACGGTCGTCCTCGCCGCCAACGCGCTGCTCACCTCCGGCGACGAGGCCGCCTGCGCCGAGTACCTCCCCGGGATCGCCGAGGGCACGACGATCGCCACCCTCGCCGTCACCGAGGCTAGCGGCAGCTGGCGCGCCGACGACGTCACCGTTACCGCCGACGCGCAGTACCGGCTCACCGGCGAGAAGACCTTCGTCCTCGACGGTCACGTCGCCGACCTGCTGCTCGTCGTCGCCCGTACCGCCGCCGGTCCGACGCTTTTCGCGGTCGAAGCGGAGGCGGACGGCGTCACGCGTGAAGCCCTTGGCACCCTGGACGCCACGCGCAAGCAGTCGCGGCTGGTTCTTGAGCACACCCCCGCCCGCCTCATCGGGGAGGACGGCGGCGCGGCCGTGCCCCTGGAACAGACCCTCGACCTCGCGGCCGCGGCCCTCGCGGCCGAGCAGGCCGGCGGTGCGCGGCGGACGCTCGAGATGGCGGTCGAGTACGCGAAGGTCCGCGAGCAGTTCGGCCGGCCGATCGGGTCGTTCCAGGCGATCAAGCACAAGTGTGCGGACATGCTGCTGGAGGTCGAGTCCTCGACCTCGGCGGCCTACGCGGTCGGGTGGGCGATCGACGCCGGTAGCGACGAGGTCCCGGTCCTGGCCCCGCTGGCGAAGGCCTACTGCTCCGAGGCCTACACCCACTGCGCGGCGGAGAACATCCAGATCCACGGCGGCATCGGGTTCACCTGGGAGCACCCCGCGCACCTGTACTTCAAGCGCGCCAAGAGCACTGAGATCCTCTTCGGCAACCCGCGCCACCACCGCGCGCTGCTCGCCGACCGGCTGGGGATCTGA
- a CDS encoding HNH endonuclease signature motif containing protein produces MTGAGTVAVLRASQRQLNAANAVWLGMVAEVGSRGLDSEDEVVCLAAPDRWGADEVRTALRISAYTANELLDFAWAVVRRFPKLHAAMTAGELSIERARVIHFWVRDMTDEHANTVIEEVLGHCSIDADRPWTSEQIGTRCRKLGIQLDPDWAQRRFAEAHRERRVISWRNEDGTATLAAQNQDPARVAAAIARVRKLADDAKRAGDPRPLDHLRSEIALNLLDGTYADFTDEQILAHLATTRPTEDEHDQATETDDTEETDEGDAFEPEPQPAPEPESEPEPQPEPAPEPESELEPQPEPQPEPAPESAPEPESAPVARSPHHGVQLTAKLSTLLGLDRDPAELAGQGPIHAELARDLAQQLSAGQWRFAVTGPDGYAVSSGLVSARPIDWERRRTSDHGIVDLLIPATLLQALLDEPVTSPEVALWRPVLVEIGRHHLLATASAENETAPEDPEDARRRFPRQGLRRDTQLRMTTCQAPGCRLPAARSEIDHTLDHARGGLTLAGNLGPLCEHDHDLKTKGGWQLIRLGHDRVRWITRLGVVYDVEIPPLIEPDPPGQASAPGDERQPPRPAPDEPAA; encoded by the coding sequence ATGACCGGGGCCGGGACGGTCGCGGTGCTGCGCGCCAGCCAGCGCCAGCTCAACGCCGCGAACGCGGTTTGGTTGGGCATGGTGGCCGAGGTCGGGTCCCGCGGCCTGGATTCCGAGGACGAGGTCGTGTGCCTGGCGGCCCCGGACCGCTGGGGCGCCGATGAGGTCCGCACCGCGCTGCGGATCTCGGCCTACACCGCGAATGAGCTGCTCGACTTCGCCTGGGCCGTCGTGCGGCGCTTCCCCAAGCTGCACGCCGCGATGACCGCCGGCGAGTTGAGCATCGAACGGGCCCGGGTGATCCATTTCTGGGTCCGAGACATGACCGACGAGCACGCCAACACCGTGATCGAGGAGGTCCTCGGGCACTGCTCGATCGACGCCGACCGCCCCTGGACCAGTGAGCAGATCGGCACGCGCTGCCGCAAACTCGGCATCCAACTGGACCCGGACTGGGCCCAACGACGGTTCGCCGAAGCGCACCGCGAGCGGCGCGTGATCTCCTGGCGCAACGAGGACGGCACCGCCACCCTGGCCGCGCAGAACCAGGACCCCGCCCGGGTCGCCGCCGCGATCGCCCGGGTGCGGAAGCTCGCCGACGACGCCAAACGTGCGGGTGATCCGCGGCCGCTGGATCACCTGCGCTCGGAGATCGCGCTCAACCTGCTGGACGGCACTTACGCCGACTTCACCGACGAGCAGATCCTCGCCCACCTCGCCACCACCCGCCCCACCGAGGACGAGCACGACCAGGCCACCGAGACCGACGACACCGAAGAGACCGACGAGGGCGACGCGTTCGAGCCCGAGCCCCAGCCGGCGCCCGAGCCGGAGTCCGAGCCCGAGCCCCAGCCCGAGCCGGCGCCCGAGCCGGAGTCCGAGCTCGAGCCCCAGCCCGAGCCCCAGCCCGAGCCGGCGCCCGAGTCGGCGCCCGAGCCGGAGTCGGCGCCGGTGGCGCGGTCTCCGCACCACGGGGTGCAGCTGACCGCGAAGCTCTCCACCCTGCTCGGGCTGGACCGCGACCCCGCTGAGCTCGCCGGGCAGGGCCCGATCCACGCCGAACTCGCCCGCGACCTCGCCCAGCAACTCTCCGCCGGGCAGTGGCGGTTCGCGGTCACCGGCCCCGACGGGTACGCGGTCAGCTCCGGGCTCGTCAGCGCCCGGCCGATCGACTGGGAACGGCGCCGGACCAGTGACCACGGCATCGTCGACCTGCTCATCCCGGCCACGCTGCTGCAGGCCCTGCTCGATGAGCCCGTCACCAGCCCCGAGGTCGCGCTCTGGCGCCCCGTCCTGGTCGAGATCGGCCGCCACCACCTCCTCGCCACCGCTAGCGCCGAGAACGAGACCGCCCCGGAAGACCCGGAGGACGCCCGGCGGCGGTTCCCCCGCCAAGGACTACGCCGGGACACCCAGCTCCGGATGACGACCTGCCAGGCCCCCGGCTGCCGGCTCCCCGCCGCGCGGTCGGAGATCGACCACACCCTCGACCACGCCCGCGGGGGCCTGACCCTGGCCGGGAACCTCGGCCCGCTGTGCGAGCACGACCACGACCTCAAGACCAAGGGCGGGTGGCAACTGATCCGGCTCGGCCACGATCGAGTCCGCTGGATCACCCGCCTCGGGGTCGTCTACGACGTCGAGATTCCACCCCTGATCGAACCCGACCCACCCGGCCAGGCCAGCGCACCCGGGGATGAACGACAACCACCCCGCCCCGCACCCGACGAGCCAGCCGCCTGA
- a CDS encoding mycofactocin-coupled SDR family oxidoreductase, translating into MSGRLAGKVAFITGAARGQGRSHAVKLAQEGADVIAVDLCADIDVAPYPLATPDDLAETVRLVEAADRRIVAAQADVRDLDALTVAVDAGVAELGRLDIVLGNAGIAQYAPITELTAHQWSTMIDVNLTGVFHTVKAALPHLLAHGDGGSIVLTSSAAGLRGIENCAHYCAAKHGLVGMMKGLALELGRHRIRVNTVHPTTVNTDMVQNPATYDLFLPGKENPTQEQFARIAQHLNVLPEPWAEPADVSAAIAFLCSDEARLVTGVSFPVDAGMAVRW; encoded by the coding sequence ATGAGCGGGCGCCTGGCGGGCAAGGTCGCGTTCATCACCGGCGCGGCGCGGGGCCAGGGTCGGTCCCACGCGGTGAAGCTCGCGCAGGAGGGGGCGGATGTCATCGCCGTCGACCTCTGCGCGGACATCGACGTCGCGCCATACCCGCTCGCGACCCCGGACGACCTGGCCGAGACGGTGCGTCTGGTCGAGGCCGCGGACCGGCGGATCGTCGCGGCGCAGGCCGACGTCCGGGACCTCGACGCGCTGACCGTCGCCGTCGACGCCGGGGTGGCCGAGCTCGGCCGTCTCGACATCGTCCTCGGCAACGCGGGCATCGCGCAGTACGCCCCGATCACCGAGCTGACGGCCCATCAGTGGTCGACGATGATCGACGTCAACCTCACCGGCGTCTTCCACACGGTGAAGGCGGCGCTGCCGCACCTCCTCGCGCACGGCGACGGCGGGTCGATCGTTCTCACCAGCTCGGCCGCGGGCCTGCGCGGCATCGAGAACTGCGCGCACTACTGCGCCGCCAAGCACGGCCTGGTCGGGATGATGAAGGGCCTGGCGCTCGAGCTCGGCCGGCACCGGATCCGCGTCAACACCGTCCACCCCACGACGGTGAACACCGACATGGTGCAGAACCCCGCGACCTACGACCTGTTCCTCCCGGGCAAGGAGAACCCGACGCAGGAGCAGTTCGCCCGCATCGCGCAGCACCTGAACGTGCTCCCCGAGCCCTGGGCCGAGCCCGCGGACGTGAGCGCCGCGATCGCGTTCCTGTGCTCCGACGAGGCCCGCCTCGTCACCGGCGTCTCCTTCCCCGTCGACGCGGGGATGGCCGTCCGCTGGTGA